One stretch of Armigeres subalbatus isolate Guangzhou_Male chromosome 2, GZ_Asu_2, whole genome shotgun sequence DNA includes these proteins:
- the LOC134211034 gene encoding LOW QUALITY PROTEIN: tyrosine aminotransferase-like (The sequence of the model RefSeq protein was modified relative to this genomic sequence to represent the inferred CDS: substituted 1 base at 1 genomic stop codon) translates to PSFCFLAFVRANYVSHQGNVTANDVILCSGASCALDLCLSVLAGQGQNILIPRPGFSIYRTLAEGFVECRYYDLMPDRNWEVDLVQLESLIDANTAALIVTNPSNPCGSVFSKTHLEGILDIAEKHYLPIIADEIYEHFVFPGQEFYAVSXLSKKVPVLSCGGLTKRFLVPGWRMWWIVIHDWENLFKDVRKGQANLSARILGANTLVQGALPDILKNTPPAFYDDLVSTLYRHAELAYKSIKQIRGLHPVMPGGAMYMMIGIDIKRFPEYETDLEFVQAPVAEQSVFCLPGQCFEYPNYIRIVLTVPEEMIVEACKRVGEFCQKHYKLDDAIMEQQQQGFLIF, encoded by the exons ccctcattttgttttctcgctttcgtcagggccaattaCGTCTCGCATCAGGGCAATGTCACGGCCAACGATGTCATCCTGTGCAGTGGTGCCAGCTGTGCGCTGGACTTGTGTCTCTCCGTTCTAGCTGGACAGGGCCAAAACATTCTGATCCCTAGGCCGGGTTTCTCTATCTATCGCACCCTGGCTGAGGGCTTCGTTGAATGCCGCTACTATGACTTGATGCCGGATAGGAACTGGGAAGTGGACCTGGTGCAACTGGAATCGCTGATTGATGCCAACACGGCCGCCTTGATCGTGACAAACCCGAGTAACCCGTGCGGAAGCGTGTTCAGCAAGACCCATCTCGAAGGCATCTTGGACATTGCCGAGAAACATTATTTGCCTATCATTGCCGACGAAATTTACGAACATTTCGTATTCCCGGGTCAGGAGTTCTACGCTGTCAGTTAGTTATCCAAGAAGGTACCGGTACTATCATGCGGTGGACTGACCAAACGTTTTCTGGTTCCCGGATGGCGCATGTGGTGGATTGTGATTCACGATTGGGAAAACTTGTTCAAGGACGTTCGCAAGGGACAGGCTAATCTGTCCGCGCGAATCCTCGGGGCCAACACCCTAGTCCAGGGTGCCTTACCGGATATCCTGAAGAACACTCCTCCAGCGTTCTACGATGATTTGGTTTCAACACTTTAT CGACATGCCGAACTGGCATACAAGTCGATCAAACAAATTCGCGGACTGCACCCCGTCATGCCCGGTGGTGCCATGTACATGATGATTGGCATAGACATCAAACGGTTCCCTGAGTACGAGACAGATCTAGAGTTCGTGCAAGCTCCTGTTGCAGAGCAAAGTGTGTTCTGCCTGCCGGGCCAGTGCTTCGAGTATCCGAACTACATCCGTATCGTGCTCACCGTCCCGGAAGAGATGATTGTCGAAGCGTGTAAGCGCGTGGGAGAGTTTTGCCAGAAGCACTACAAGCTGGACGATGCCATTATGGAACAACAACAGCAaggttttcttattttttaa